TGTGTATCATCCAGCCCGACCTGGACGAGACCGCCATGAACGGTGTGCTCGAAAAGGTCAAAGGCTGGATCGCCGAGTCCGGCGGAAGCGTGGACAAGGCTGAGGTATGGGGCCGCCGCCGCATGGCGTACTCCATCAACAAGCAACGCGAAGGTCAGTACGTTCTGTTGAACGTGACCATGAACCCCGCTGCCACGTCGAACCTCGAACGCAATCTGCGCTATCAAGAGTCGATCATGCGGCATATGCTTTCCACGGTTGGTTAATCGGATTTACCGGTCATTTTACAGGAGCACACCATGAGCCGAGGACTTAACAAAGTACAGATCATTGGGCATTTGGGCAAGGACCCCGAAATGCGCTATACCCCCAGCGGCAAACCCGTGACGACCTTCACGGTGGCTGTCAGCCGCACATGGAACAGCGCGGACGGCGAGCGTCACAACGAGACCGAATGGTTTAATGTGGTGGCGTGGGGCACCCTGGCGGAGATCTGCAAACAGTATCTCGTCAAGGGTCAGCAGGTCTATGTGGAGGGGCGGCTGCAAACCCGCCGCTGGGATGACAAGGAAGGCGTCAAGCACACCAGCGTGGAAGTCGTTGCCAATGAAATGATGATGCTTGGTGACCGGCGCGAAGCGAACAACCAATCGCACGAAGCGGAAGGAACCGCCGCCGAGCCCGCAAACGGCGCGGCGGAAGAAGAATTCCCGTTTTAGTTTTTTTTACAATGTCATCCTGAGCCGAAGCCCTGATTGAAATCAACGGGCTGCCGAAAATCTCCGAGGACACCAAGGAGATTCTCACCCGCGCTTGCGCGC
This portion of the Anaerolineales bacterium genome encodes:
- the rpsF gene encoding 30S ribosomal protein S6, which produces MRNYELMCIIQPDLDETAMNGVLEKVKGWIAESGGSVDKAEVWGRRRMAYSINKQREGQYVLLNVTMNPAATSNLERNLRYQESIMRHMLSTVG
- a CDS encoding single-stranded DNA-binding protein produces the protein MSRGLNKVQIIGHLGKDPEMRYTPSGKPVTTFTVAVSRTWNSADGERHNETEWFNVVAWGTLAEICKQYLVKGQQVYVEGRLQTRRWDDKEGVKHTSVEVVANEMMMLGDRREANNQSHEAEGTAAEPANGAAEEEFPF